A genome region from Thalassotalea euphylliae includes the following:
- the nhaA gene encoding Na+/H+ antiporter NhaA: protein MTTIKKFLQLEAAAGLILLFATLLALLVANSALSVYYEMLIQIPAGIHIGGLAINKPILLWVNDGLMAAFFFLVGLELKRELLEGHLSEPKNTLLPIFGAVGGMVIPALIYLALNYHDEVNRIGWAIPAATDIAFALGILMLLGKQVPAALKIFLVTLAIIDDIGAIVIIAVFYTQQIETVPLFISAICLVILTLLNKKGVSDIPAYILIGGILWVAVLKSGVHATLAGVLLAFFIPMRDSKNPDHSPVKQLESSLHSSVAFVILPLFAFANAGIDFRELTSEAITHPITLGIALGLVVGKPLGIMSMCFIAIKLGVARLPTGIGWYHIFGVSVLCGIGFTMSLFIGSLAFETTGSNIIVDERLGILLASFISAILGFMILKNASATQTLSDDGNDNRQKESGLSGDKTNHSDDQSHFAANSRKTNTSSEA from the coding sequence ATGACCACGATTAAGAAGTTTTTGCAGCTGGAAGCTGCCGCAGGATTGATTCTTTTATTTGCAACGCTGTTAGCGTTATTAGTCGCTAACAGCGCTTTGTCTGTCTACTACGAGATGCTGATCCAAATTCCAGCAGGCATTCATATCGGTGGTCTAGCGATAAATAAGCCGATTTTACTTTGGGTAAACGACGGCCTAATGGCAGCGTTTTTCTTTTTGGTCGGTTTAGAATTAAAGCGCGAACTGCTTGAAGGACACTTATCTGAACCTAAAAACACCCTACTTCCAATTTTTGGCGCTGTCGGCGGTATGGTTATACCAGCGCTCATTTATTTAGCGCTCAATTATCACGATGAAGTAAATCGCATTGGTTGGGCCATTCCAGCCGCAACCGATATCGCTTTTGCGCTCGGCATTCTAATGTTACTTGGCAAGCAAGTTCCTGCCGCACTTAAAATATTCCTAGTGACCCTTGCCATTATTGATGATATTGGCGCCATTGTTATCATCGCGGTTTTCTACACTCAACAAATAGAAACCGTACCGCTATTTATCAGCGCAATATGTTTAGTGATCTTAACTTTGCTCAATAAAAAAGGAGTGTCTGACATACCGGCCTATATTTTAATTGGCGGTATTCTTTGGGTAGCAGTTTTAAAATCAGGCGTTCATGCCACTTTAGCTGGGGTATTACTCGCTTTCTTTATCCCAATGCGCGATAGCAAGAATCCCGACCACTCGCCAGTTAAGCAACTAGAATCTAGCCTACACAGCTCTGTTGCCTTTGTTATTCTGCCACTTTTCGCCTTTGCCAATGCTGGCATCGATTTTCGAGAGCTCACTTCAGAGGCGATAACTCATCCTATCACCTTAGGTATTGCGCTTGGATTAGTGGTAGGCAAGCCACTGGGTATTATGTCGATGTGTTTTATTGCCATCAAACTCGGCGTTGCTAGGCTACCAACAGGTATTGGGTGGTATCATATTTTCGGTGTATCAGTGCTATGTGGTATCGGCTTTACCATGAGTTTGTTTATCGGCTCGCTCGCCTTTGAAACAACAGGGAGCAACATTATTGTTGATGAACGCCTTGGTATTTTATTAGCGTCATTTATTTCTGCCATTCTTGGCTTTATGATCTTAAAAAATGCGTCTGCAACACAAACGTTAAGTGATGATGGTAATGATAATCGCCAGAAAGAAAGCGGTTTATCTGGAGACAAAACCAATCATTCTGATGATCAAAGTCATTTTGCAGCTAACAGCCGTAAAACAAATACTTCCAGTGAGGCATAG
- the norR gene encoding nitric oxide reductase transcriptional regulator NorR, whose product MNNLADNQLLELSIELAQSAANEQRFDDVLTAIRKVITCDAIALLVIKGEYLQPIASQGLSADTMGRRFAIDEHPRFRQICNAIEAIRFAADSPLPDPYDGLLSSKEGDLPIHACMGLPLYFDENLIGVLTLDSLTPNIFNGLSERALSLVSAMVAVNLHTALTLNSLESNIDHSKAVMRAINEPSMSGAHTELIGQSAAMEKLNHEISMVAPSNYSVLIEGESGTGKELIAHSIHQQSSRSEAAIIHVNCAALPENLIESELFGHVKGAFTGADSKRAGKFVIADGGTIFLDEVGELPLAAQSKLLRVLQSQEVQPVGQDEVITVNVRVIAATNRNLKDEVENGRFRADLYHRLNVYPIKVPALRDRHGDVALLAGFFIERAKRKLGVGQLKLSTKLMQQLTHYTWPGNVRELEHLLNRAALKACAKVPAANRYESIVTITDNDSELVAPIGGFSGSKQATEEDLLAVSTQTEIGNEFANKQFDDTPINLRDNVDAYQRQLVRRALSLYQGNWSRAAKHLGVDRANLTRLAKRLDIHIDKVIR is encoded by the coding sequence ATGAACAATTTAGCTGACAATCAATTATTAGAATTATCTATTGAATTGGCACAGAGCGCGGCAAACGAGCAGCGCTTTGATGATGTCCTAACGGCAATTCGCAAGGTTATTACCTGTGATGCTATCGCTTTGCTCGTTATCAAAGGTGAATACTTGCAACCGATAGCTAGCCAAGGGTTAAGTGCTGATACCATGGGGCGACGTTTTGCCATTGATGAGCACCCTAGGTTTCGCCAAATTTGCAATGCAATAGAAGCGATACGATTTGCGGCTGACTCGCCACTTCCCGATCCCTATGATGGCCTGCTGAGTAGCAAAGAAGGCGATTTACCGATCCACGCTTGCATGGGGCTACCGCTTTATTTCGATGAAAACTTAATTGGCGTATTAACGCTTGATAGCTTAACACCGAATATATTCAATGGTTTGTCTGAGCGTGCACTGTCTTTGGTAAGTGCAATGGTCGCGGTTAATTTGCACACAGCGCTTACCTTAAACTCACTCGAATCGAATATTGATCACTCTAAAGCGGTAATGCGTGCTATCAACGAACCTAGCATGTCGGGTGCTCATACCGAACTTATTGGACAAAGTGCCGCGATGGAAAAGCTTAATCATGAGATAAGTATGGTTGCGCCTTCAAATTACTCTGTGTTGATTGAGGGAGAAAGTGGCACAGGTAAGGAGCTTATTGCTCATAGTATTCACCAGCAATCGAGCCGCTCTGAAGCAGCAATCATTCACGTGAATTGTGCTGCGTTACCCGAAAATTTGATTGAAAGTGAGCTATTCGGACATGTTAAAGGCGCCTTTACTGGTGCCGATAGTAAGCGCGCTGGTAAGTTTGTTATTGCTGACGGCGGCACTATTTTTCTTGATGAAGTGGGCGAACTGCCGCTTGCTGCGCAGAGCAAGTTATTACGAGTGCTACAAAGCCAAGAGGTTCAACCGGTTGGGCAAGATGAAGTTATCACTGTCAATGTTCGCGTGATTGCGGCAACAAATCGCAATTTAAAAGATGAAGTCGAAAATGGCCGTTTTCGCGCTGATTTATATCACCGACTAAACGTTTACCCGATCAAAGTACCAGCATTGCGCGATCGCCATGGTGATGTCGCCTTGCTGGCTGGCTTTTTTATTGAACGTGCAAAACGCAAGCTTGGTGTCGGCCAATTAAAATTATCAACCAAGCTAATGCAGCAGCTAACGCATTACACTTGGCCTGGTAATGTTCGGGAATTAGAACATTTGTTAAATCGAGCGGCATTAAAAGCATGTGCAAAAGTGCCAGCTGCTAATCGTTATGAATCGATAGTAACAATTACGGATAACGATAGTGAATTAGTAGCCCCAATTGGTGGTTTTAGTGGTTCGAAACAAGCAACAGAAGAGGACTTGTTAGCAGTTTCTACTCAAACAGAAATAGGCAATGAATTTGCCAACAAGCAATTTGACGACACGCCAATAAATTTACGAGACAACGTTGATGCCTATCAGCGTCAGCTGGTGCGTCGTGCCTTATCCCTTTATCAAGGAAATTGGAGCAGGGCTGCTAAGCATCTGGGGGTTGATCGCGCTAACTTAACACGCCTTGCAAAACGGCTTGATATTCATATTGATAAAGTTATTCGTTAG
- a CDS encoding NnrS family protein has translation MMISEPPVNAENNTSALSIFNDRHPLWQLSFRAFFLAASLFSVVAVALWVASLSDLSFESPITAKALYLPSLVWHAHEMIFGFAATVAIGFILTAVQTWTSSPSISGRPVMALLAIWVMVRALLWYNTITSLAFAIALQSLWWLAIIGYYVRIVLRAKNKRNYLFIPLLSALATVNLLVLGCGLAGKTDLALYFARSAVLIFTLVMAVVGGRVIPFFTVRGAGTEPKQPLPSLEMALLPVAIAGITIFILGQFISLPITPALFMLSAGILHLVRCARWSGMKTLDVPLLWSLHLAYLLMSLGLIALGLSYLTPMVQFSAALHLITIGAVGLMIIAMMSRVSLGHTGRALITKRHINLAFYLVAAAALVRFILPHLGYTLLSWQLSALLWGIAFSLFFFTYWPILTKPRQ, from the coding sequence ATGATGATATCTGAACCACCTGTAAATGCTGAAAACAATACCTCAGCTTTATCCATATTTAATGATCGCCATCCACTATGGCAATTGTCATTTCGCGCCTTCTTTTTAGCGGCAAGCTTGTTTTCTGTAGTTGCCGTTGCGCTTTGGGTGGCATCGCTATCAGATCTTAGTTTTGAGAGTCCAATTACTGCTAAAGCTCTCTACTTACCCAGCTTAGTTTGGCACGCTCATGAGATGATATTTGGTTTTGCTGCCACTGTTGCTATTGGGTTTATCTTAACCGCGGTGCAAACTTGGACAAGTTCACCAAGCATTAGCGGTCGTCCAGTTATGGCACTGCTTGCAATTTGGGTCATGGTGAGAGCGCTTCTTTGGTACAACACAATAACAAGTCTAGCTTTTGCCATTGCACTACAGAGCCTTTGGTGGCTTGCTATTATTGGCTACTATGTGCGTATTGTGTTGCGCGCGAAGAACAAGCGAAACTACTTGTTTATTCCTCTACTTAGTGCGCTAGCAACGGTCAATTTGCTCGTATTAGGCTGTGGTTTAGCAGGGAAAACAGATTTAGCACTGTATTTTGCACGCTCAGCGGTACTCATTTTTACCCTAGTGATGGCGGTTGTTGGTGGCCGTGTAATCCCGTTTTTTACAGTTCGCGGGGCTGGTACTGAGCCCAAGCAACCGCTACCTTCGCTGGAAATGGCGCTACTACCAGTCGCCATTGCTGGCATCACTATTTTTATCCTTGGGCAGTTTATCTCCCTGCCAATCACGCCAGCCCTATTTATGCTATCTGCTGGCATACTGCATCTAGTGCGCTGCGCTCGTTGGTCAGGTATGAAAACACTGGATGTGCCACTGCTTTGGTCGTTGCACTTAGCCTACTTATTAATGAGTCTAGGGCTTATCGCGCTGGGTTTGAGCTACCTTACCCCTATGGTTCAATTTAGCGCTGCACTGCATTTAATCACTATTGGCGCAGTAGGTTTGATGATCATTGCTATGATGAGTCGAGTATCACTAGGCCATACGGGGCGCGCGTTAATCACAAAACGCCATATCAATTTGGCATTTTACTTGGTAGCTGCCGCCGCATTAGTTCGTTTTATCTTGCCACACCTAGGCTATACCCTGCTGAGCTGGCAGCTTAGCGCCTTGCTATGGGGTATCGCATTTAGCTTATTTTTCTTCACTTACTGGCCAATACTTACTAAACCTCGTCAGTAA
- the hmpA gene encoding NO-inducible flavohemoprotein, with amino-acid sequence MQSNQALSVQDISLVQSTLPLIEQAGDAVTAHFYQRMFHHNPELKDIFNLTNQETGRQKAALFEAIVAYAKNLDKINVLKHAVERIANKHVSFHIKPDDYKIVGHHLIETMRELLGEHFTQAIEKAWSTAYQVLANLFINLEEELYVNRETATGGWRGKRAFSLVEKIQESELVTSFVFEPIDQQPVMNYFPGQYIGIELKPTTSPYNEIRQYSLSTSPNGKSYRISVKRELSDVSERNGVMSNYLHDHLNLGDIVDLHAPTGDFYWQDRQRPVVLISAGVGITPMQAMLDTLAQNNYSQQVIYLHACENKAQHSFANHTAKQCKQQGWQAYTWYREGAADQPNTFTGILDFSVIDLPLDTNGDFYLCGPVGFMQFAKQQLLKLGVDESCIHYEVFGPHANL; translated from the coding sequence ATGCAATCTAATCAAGCCCTTTCCGTTCAAGATATTAGCCTAGTGCAATCAACCTTACCGCTTATTGAGCAGGCCGGTGATGCTGTAACAGCGCACTTTTATCAACGAATGTTTCACCACAATCCTGAGCTGAAAGATATTTTTAATTTAACCAATCAAGAAACCGGTCGACAGAAAGCAGCATTGTTCGAGGCGATTGTCGCCTATGCGAAAAACCTAGATAAGATTAACGTGTTAAAACATGCCGTTGAGCGTATCGCCAATAAACACGTGAGCTTTCATATTAAACCAGACGATTACAAAATTGTTGGTCATCATCTTATTGAAACCATGCGCGAGCTGCTGGGCGAGCATTTCACACAAGCGATTGAAAAAGCATGGTCAACCGCATATCAAGTACTCGCCAACTTGTTTATCAACCTGGAAGAAGAATTATATGTTAACCGTGAAACTGCGACAGGTGGCTGGCGTGGTAAACGTGCCTTTAGCCTAGTAGAGAAAATTCAAGAATCTGAGTTGGTCACAAGCTTTGTTTTTGAACCGATTGATCAGCAGCCTGTCATGAACTACTTTCCCGGTCAGTACATAGGCATTGAGTTAAAGCCGACAACATCACCTTACAACGAAATTCGACAATACTCGCTGTCAACTAGCCCAAATGGTAAGAGCTACCGCATTTCGGTAAAACGTGAGTTAAGCGATGTAAGCGAGCGCAATGGTGTGATGTCGAACTATTTACACGATCATTTAAACCTAGGTGACATTGTTGATTTACACGCCCCTACCGGCGACTTTTATTGGCAAGATCGTCAACGACCTGTAGTGCTAATTTCAGCTGGTGTTGGCATTACCCCAATGCAAGCCATGTTGGATACGCTCGCTCAGAACAACTATTCACAACAGGTTATTTATTTACATGCCTGTGAAAACAAGGCGCAACACTCTTTTGCCAATCACACAGCAAAGCAATGTAAACAACAAGGTTGGCAAGCGTATACTTGGTATCGAGAAGGAGCAGCTGACCAACCAAACACCTTCACAGGTATATTGGATTTTTCAGTAATTGATTTACCATTAGATACAAATGGTGATTTTTATCTTTGTGGTCCAGTCGGATTTATGCAGTTTGCCAAGCAGCAACTACTCAAACTTGGTGTAGATGAGTCATGTATTCATTATGAGGTATTTGGCCCGCACGCCAACCTTTAA
- the recR gene encoding recombination mediator RecR, which translates to MKFSPLVQELIESFRCLPGVGAKTAQRMAFHLLERNRQGGAKLAETMAKAMEQVGHCQQCRNFTEQTLCDICESPRRQHAEQLCIVESPADVIAIEQTGEFQGRYFILMGHLSPIDGIGPEDLGLDLLEAQLQQGGIKEVILATNPTVEGEATAHFIAEMAKSFEVNLSRIAHGVPVGGELEYVDGNTLSHALSGRKSYQV; encoded by the coding sequence ATGAAGTTCAGCCCACTTGTCCAAGAATTAATTGAATCTTTTCGTTGTTTACCTGGTGTTGGCGCCAAAACTGCCCAGCGTATGGCGTTTCACTTATTAGAGCGAAACCGTCAAGGTGGTGCTAAGCTGGCGGAAACGATGGCAAAAGCAATGGAGCAGGTCGGGCATTGTCAGCAGTGTCGTAACTTTACTGAACAAACCTTATGCGATATTTGTGAAAGCCCGCGTCGCCAGCATGCTGAACAATTATGTATTGTTGAAAGCCCAGCAGATGTTATTGCCATCGAGCAAACGGGTGAGTTTCAAGGTCGATACTTTATTTTAATGGGGCACTTATCACCAATCGACGGCATTGGCCCAGAAGATTTAGGGTTAGACTTGCTTGAAGCACAACTGCAACAGGGCGGTATTAAGGAAGTGATTTTAGCCACCAACCCTACAGTTGAAGGGGAAGCCACTGCGCACTTTATCGCGGAAATGGCAAAGTCATTTGAAGTCAATTTATCGCGTATTGCTCACGGAGTGCCAGTAGGCGGCGAGCTTGAGTATGTTGATGGCAATACTTTGTCACATGCGTTGTCAGGCCGAAAAAGCTATCAGGTATAG
- a CDS encoding DUF962 domain-containing protein — protein sequence MATPKKYQSFEEFYPFYLSQHQNKICRGLHYIGSAVALALLALAFVKQTWWLVLLALVSGYAFAWVGHFFFEKNRPATFTYPWYSFIGDWRMLKEFLTNRQSPKQ from the coding sequence ATGGCAACGCCCAAAAAATATCAAAGCTTTGAAGAATTTTACCCGTTTTACCTATCGCAACACCAAAATAAAATTTGCCGAGGTTTACATTACATCGGCAGCGCAGTAGCACTTGCATTACTCGCATTAGCCTTTGTTAAGCAAACTTGGTGGCTGGTATTGCTAGCTCTTGTTTCCGGCTATGCCTTTGCTTGGGTCGGACATTTTTTCTTTGAGAAGAATCGTCCGGCAACCTTTACCTATCCTTGGTACAGCTTTATTGGTGACTGGCGAATGCTTAAAGAGTTTTTAACGAACCGCCAAAGCCCAAAACAATAG
- a CDS encoding GNAT family N-acetyltransferase produces the protein MTQTVSAPQDVDIRATYLAAEDLKLAASLLYQAYHDDPVFLEIFHGDKEDYEQRLRTSIREELGAFWQAKQPMVGLYLGEAMVGVACLNGPDDGVGFERFWHWRLKMLLNAGYFSTKQMMEKEKLIMSQVPLAKFHMLSFIAIHPLHQHHGFGHYLMAAVNTVLEEHPDSQGVAVYATNDKYREFFKDVDYELIKEVQVGKVKGALMVHHRENTLTGS, from the coding sequence ATGACGCAAACGGTATCCGCACCACAAGATGTTGATATTCGAGCAACTTATTTAGCCGCAGAGGATCTTAAGCTTGCCGCTTCTTTACTGTATCAAGCCTACCACGATGACCCTGTCTTTTTAGAAATTTTCCATGGCGACAAAGAAGATTATGAACAACGGTTGCGCACATCAATTCGTGAAGAATTGGGCGCGTTTTGGCAAGCTAAACAACCGATGGTTGGCTTGTATCTTGGTGAGGCCATGGTGGGCGTTGCTTGTTTAAATGGTCCAGATGATGGCGTTGGTTTTGAACGCTTTTGGCATTGGCGCTTAAAAATGCTGTTAAACGCAGGGTACTTCTCAACCAAACAAATGATGGAAAAAGAAAAGCTGATCATGTCGCAAGTGCCCTTAGCGAAATTCCATATGCTCAGTTTTATTGCCATTCACCCTTTGCATCAACATCACGGTTTTGGTCATTATTTAATGGCTGCGGTTAATACTGTGCTTGAAGAACACCCTGATAGCCAAGGTGTTGCCGTATACGCCACTAATGATAAGTATCGAGAGTTTTTCAAAGACGTCGATTACGAACTGATTAAAGAAGTGCAAGTGGGTAAAGTAAAGGGTGCGCTCATGGTGCATCACAGAGAAAATACACTAACGGGGAGCTAA
- a CDS encoding DUF2789 domain-containing protein, which translates to MDTSLHSMNTLFAQLGLANSPAEINAFIAKHKGIPSSVRLAQASFWSKAQQGFIEQAIAEDADWAEIVDSLDSQLR; encoded by the coding sequence ATGGACACTTCCTTACATTCAATGAACACGCTGTTTGCACAATTGGGACTTGCAAATTCACCCGCTGAAATCAATGCCTTTATCGCCAAACATAAAGGCATACCCAGTTCAGTTCGGCTGGCGCAGGCAAGTTTTTGGAGTAAAGCACAACAAGGTTTTATTGAGCAAGCAATTGCGGAAGACGCTGATTGGGCAGAAATTGTTGATAGCCTAGATTCACAGCTAAGGTAG
- a CDS encoding DUF3192 domain-containing protein, with protein sequence MKKSLVLLLTALPLTMALSGCVVSVGGDDGHYGYDLGDREYENRKKIARLQLNASFADVQSRLGVADFNEVYQKDGENVQVLYYRTNRKHKDGITTKDECTPLIFRDGLLVSWGEMAYAQL encoded by the coding sequence ATGAAAAAGTCACTTGTTTTATTATTAACTGCATTACCGCTAACAATGGCATTGAGTGGCTGTGTAGTTTCAGTGGGGGGTGACGATGGTCACTACGGGTATGATTTAGGTGATCGAGAATACGAAAACCGTAAAAAGATCGCACGCTTACAATTGAATGCATCTTTTGCTGATGTGCAATCACGTTTAGGTGTTGCAGATTTTAACGAGGTTTACCAAAAAGACGGTGAAAATGTGCAAGTACTTTATTACCGCACTAACCGTAAACACAAAGACGGCATCACTACTAAAGACGAATGTACACCACTCATTTTCCGCGATGGTTTGTTAGTTAGTTGGGGTGAAATGGCTTACGCTCAACTTTAA
- a CDS encoding DNA-binding protein: MTIKDEILAIANQLANDGQSPTVAKVKAKLSEAAPLPTIINTLKSWQHQPEKTSVDKANKGLNSADKSSENIQTVELSEAQLALLQDKLQSHIEKAVAAAIEPLQEELAEIKQLLKAK, encoded by the coding sequence ATGACGATTAAAGACGAAATTTTAGCCATTGCTAACCAGCTTGCCAACGATGGACAAAGCCCAACAGTCGCGAAAGTGAAAGCAAAGCTCAGCGAAGCCGCGCCATTACCCACGATTATTAACACCCTTAAAAGCTGGCAGCATCAGCCAGAGAAGACCAGTGTTGATAAGGCGAATAAGGGGTTAAATAGTGCTGATAAAAGTAGTGAAAATATCCAAACGGTAGAGTTATCTGAGGCACAATTGGCCCTGTTGCAAGATAAGCTACAAAGTCATATCGAGAAGGCGGTTGCAGCAGCGATTGAGCCACTGCAAGAAGAGCTTGCTGAAATAAAACAGCTACTTAAAGCTAAATAA
- the syd gene encoding SecY-interacting protein, protein MTRPDNELSRQLHALASSFVSAFQDKHGHLPVIEKDEEWPSPCLAGEYSADANFWQPTSAESTESPLSFDNVEQALELSLHPDIKTYFTTLYSESFDLSCDDGNLTLLFPWSEADFARLQENIIGHVLMKRKLKQDVTIFFALTDQDDFILSLDNQTGEVWVEQVGKAPHKKLADNLTEFLSQLTPMIYD, encoded by the coding sequence ATGACACGCCCAGACAATGAATTAAGCAGACAATTACACGCCTTAGCATCAAGTTTTGTGTCGGCATTTCAAGACAAACATGGTCATTTGCCAGTTATCGAAAAAGACGAAGAATGGCCATCTCCTTGTTTGGCAGGGGAATACTCAGCTGATGCAAATTTTTGGCAGCCTACAAGTGCCGAAAGCACAGAAAGCCCATTGTCTTTTGATAATGTTGAGCAGGCGCTTGAATTGTCATTACACCCCGATATCAAAACTTATTTCACGACACTTTATAGCGAAAGTTTCGATCTAAGCTGTGATGATGGCAACTTGACCTTATTATTTCCTTGGAGCGAAGCCGATTTTGCTCGTTTGCAAGAGAACATTATTGGCCATGTGCTAATGAAGCGTAAGCTTAAACAAGACGTGACCATATTTTTTGCACTTACCGATCAAGACGACTTTATTTTATCGCTTGATAACCAAACGGGTGAAGTTTGGGTCGAGCAGGTAGGAAAAGCGCCACATAAAAAGCTTGCAGACAATTTAACAGAGTTTCTAAGCCAGTTAACGCCTATGATTTATGATTAA
- the queF gene encoding NADPH-dependent 7-cyano-7-deazaguanine reductase QueF (Catalyzes the NADPH-dependent reduction of 7-cyano-7-deazaguanine (preQ0) to 7-aminomethyl-7-deazaguanine (preQ1) in queuosine biosynthesis), with protein MAKYQNSGLLEGLTLGKATDYSDQYDPSLLQGVPRSLNRDDLDIDQSKLPFFGEDIWYGYEVSWLNAKGKPVVAVAEFHFPCSSDNLIESKSFKLYLNSFNQTRFGSQAQVIEHMTNDLSKVAGAHATVRLFPVDNCPPLAIAATKATCIDELDIEIDQYQYQPTLLADAAGKGKKQVTEQLVSHLLKSNCLITNQPDWASVYISYTGNEIDKEKLLKYLISFRDHNEFHEQCVERIYCDIQQFCNPKYLTVFARYTRRGGLDINPYRSSLPSNAPSSRSLRQ; from the coding sequence ATGGCAAAGTATCAAAACAGTGGCCTATTAGAAGGTTTAACGTTAGGAAAAGCAACAGATTATAGCGACCAGTATGATCCAAGCTTGCTGCAAGGGGTGCCACGTAGTTTAAATCGCGACGATTTAGACATAGACCAAAGTAAATTACCGTTTTTTGGTGAAGATATCTGGTATGGCTACGAAGTTTCTTGGCTGAATGCTAAAGGTAAGCCAGTCGTTGCGGTTGCAGAATTCCACTTTCCTTGTTCAAGTGATAATTTAATCGAATCTAAGTCGTTCAAATTGTACCTAAACAGCTTCAATCAAACGCGTTTTGGTAGCCAAGCGCAAGTGATTGAGCATATGACCAATGATTTATCGAAAGTGGCAGGTGCTCACGCAACCGTGCGTTTATTTCCTGTCGATAACTGCCCGCCTCTGGCAATCGCAGCGACAAAGGCCACTTGTATTGATGAGTTAGATATCGAGATTGATCAATACCAATATCAGCCAACACTGTTAGCTGACGCTGCAGGCAAGGGTAAAAAACAAGTAACCGAACAGCTGGTTAGCCATTTGTTAAAATCGAATTGTTTAATCACCAATCAGCCAGATTGGGCCAGTGTTTATATTAGCTATACGGGCAATGAAATTGATAAAGAAAAGCTACTGAAATATCTAATCTCATTTCGTGATCACAATGAGTTTCACGAACAATGTGTCGAACGTATCTATTGTGATATTCAGCAGTTTTGTAACCCTAAGTATTTAACGGTTTTTGCTCGCTATACTCGTCGAGGTGGATTAGATATCAACCCTTATCGCAGTTCGCTGCCGTCAAACGCGCCTAGCTCACGCTCGCTAAGACAATAG